The genomic DNA ATAAGTGATGATGTAGAACATATTCAGCATCATTTGCAGGAAGTATTTGTACAGGGTGAAGAGGAATATGAATTATATGAAAGAGGGGATAGTGAACGAGCTGTTCCAATTGGAGGGCATACACTTCCACCATTACCGTATCCATATAATGCGTTAGAACCGTATATTTCTAGAGAAATTATGATGTTACACCATGATAAACATCATCGTAGTTACGTAGAAGGGTTAAATAAAGCGGAGAAGAAGATGGAGGAAGCGAGAAAAACGAATCAATTTGATTTGATTAAGCATTGGGAAAGAGAAGCGGCTTTTCATGGATCGGGTCATTACCTGCACACAATATTTTGGAATAACATGAAAAAAGATGGTGGCGGAAGTCCAAGGGGGGCTTTTTCACAACAGATTGAACAAGATTTTGGGAGCTTTTTACGTTTTCAAAAACATTTTACTGAAGCAGCTTCTAAAGTGGAAGGGTCAGGATGGGCGATTCTCGTTTGGGTGCCACGATCTGGAAGGTTAGAAATTTTGCAGAGTACACTTCATCAATTATTTACACAATGGGATACGATACCGCTCCTTGTACTAGACGTGTGGGAACATGCGTATTATTTACAATATCAAAATCGTAAAGATGAATATATAAAAAACTGGTGGCATGTTGTAAATTGGCCTGATGTAGAAAAAAGATTTGAAAGTGCAAAACAAATTGAATGGCCACCGTATTAGACGCATATTGTATGCGTCTTTTTTATCCCGTAAACGCCCGAATATTAAGGACTATTAATCAGTGGAGGATGGACAAAGCCCTAACTAATTAAAGTTTTTCTTTACTGAGAAGAGAAGGAGATTTCGTTCATATTTTAAAAGGCCAAGCATACACTTGTACAAAAAGTGCCAAAAGGACGTGGGGGGAAATATGAGACGAATTTGTGTAATCATTACGCTTCTTATTATGTATGTAAGCGTTATGCCAATTCCTACATATGCAAAGATGAACAGCAATGTCAGTGCTCGTAATGCTGTATTAATGGAGCAACATTCTGGACGTGTATTATACGGAAAAGCAGAACATGAGCCACAAAAAATTGCTAGTATAACAAAAATTATGACTGCCTTGTTAGCTGCTGAATCAGGAAAAATGAAAGAAATGGTCTCGGTTAGTAATGAAGCAGTGAGAGTAGAAGGATCAGCAATTTATTTGAAGCCTGGACAGAAAGTAAAGTTAGAGGATTTAGTATACGGACTCATGCTTAGATCTGGTAATGATGCAGCACAAGTAATTGCTGAAAATGTAGGAGGGAGTATAGAAGGGTTTGTATATTTAATGAATGAAAAGGCGAAACAAATTGGAATGAAAGATACTCACTTTTCAAACCCACATGGTTTGGATGGAGATGGATCCCATTATTCGTCGGCCTATGATATGGCACTTTTAACGAAGTATGCAATGGGGAACGAAACCTTTAAGAAGATTTTTGGGACAAAAACGTATAAATCAGATTCGTGGGATTATCCGTGGAAAAACAAACATAAACTTGTGACGTCTTATTATGAATTTGCAACAGGAGGAAAAACAGGATTTACGAAGAAAGCAGGACGGACGCTTGTTACAACAGCAACAAAAGATGGACTAGATTTAATTGTCGTAACTTTGAGCGCTTCTAGTGATTGGGATGATCATATGAATTTATTTGATAAAGGTTTTGATCGTTTCAAGCAAACGAACGTTGTAGGACAAGGAGCTCTTGCTGAAATTACTGAAAAGAAATATGCCAATCATGTTTACACGAAAAATAATTTTGCGGTGCCTTTAACTGAGCAGGAAAGAAAGAATGTCGTATTAAAAGTTGAACTCGATAAAAGTGCAAAACTTAAAGATGGCGTAAAGGTTGGAAAGACAGAAATTTATGTTGGCAATGAGAAAGTTGGAGAACGGAATTTATTTTATAGTAAACGAAAGTTAGTAGCTACAACGGGAATGTACTGGAATAATGTGAAAGAAATTTTTTCTCATATGATAGGTGTTGGGAGCGATGGTTAATCTCGTATGGGTAGCGATGGCGGTCATAGGGATTGTATATGCCATGATAAATGGAACGATGGAAGCAATAAATAAAGCCGTATTTGACGGGGCAAAAGATGCAGTAACAATTTGTATAGGACTTATTAGTGTTTTAGTATTTTGGCTCGGCTTAATGAAAATTGCAGAGGAAGCAGGATTGCTAAAAAAGTTAGTGTCACTTTTTATGCCGATAGTAAAAAGGTTATTTCCAGAAATACCGAAAGATCATCCGTCAATGGGATTTATTTTATCGAATATGATGGCAAACTTTTTTGGATTAGGTAATGCAGCGACCCCTCTTGGTATTAAAGCGATGGAACAATTGAAAGAGTTAAACGGAGGGAAGGATTCGGCGAGCCGTTCTATGGTGACTTTTCTCGCGTTAAATACATCAGCGATTACTTTAATTCCTACTACTGTCATTTCGATTCGAATGACGTATGAATCAGCGAATCCTACTGAAATTGTTGGGGTAACATTCATTGCACAAGTACTCTCTATGATCGGAGCGATTTGGATTGATCGCTATTTTTACCGAAGAAGGAGTAGGAAGGGGCGGAAAAAATGAGTATTGTCAATACGATATCATTATGGGTAATCCCTTGTGTAATCGGTTTTATCCTTTTATATGGAACGATAAAGAAAGTTCCGACGTATGAATCTTTCGTTGAGGGAGGAAAAGAAGGGATTCAAATTGCGATCTCTATTTTACCGTTTATGGTTGGAATGCTCGTATCTATTTCTATATTTCGGGCTTCAGGTGCATTAGATGCAATGATATCAGTAATGAAGCCGATATTAGATTTAATTCATGTCCCAGCAGAAATTGTTCCACTAGCACTTATACGCCCTATTTCAGGCTCTGCTGGTTTAAGTATAACGACCGATTTAATTGCCACATATGGGCCAGACTCGTTTATTGGAAGATTGGCTTCTACGATGCAAGGGAGTACAGATACGACTTTTTATATTTTAACAGTATACTTCGGAGCTGTTGGAATTAGAAAAATGGGAGATGCATTAAAAGTAGGACTTTTTGCCGATTTGATTGGAATTATTTGTTCAATTGTGTTTGTTTCTTTAATGTTTAAGTAATACTATTCATTTTTTATGCTATTTCGCTTATAAT from Bacillus basilensis includes the following:
- a CDS encoding superoxide dismutase, translating into MSQQGVFTDYFHEVESWCESVLHVLDSRAMEVYDVHMLAYKIQTLLDRMKEHEYDTDAEFMYEISDDVEHIQHHLQEVFVQGEEEYELYERGDSERAVPIGGHTLPPLPYPYNALEPYISREIMMLHHDKHHRSYVEGLNKAEKKMEEARKTNQFDLIKHWEREAAFHGSGHYLHTIFWNNMKKDGGGSPRGAFSQQIEQDFGSFLRFQKHFTEAASKVEGSGWAILVWVPRSGRLEILQSTLHQLFTQWDTIPLLVLDVWEHAYYLQYQNRKDEYIKNWWHVVNWPDVEKRFESAKQIEWPPY
- the spmB gene encoding spore maturation protein SpmB produces the protein MSIVNTISLWVIPCVIGFILLYGTIKKVPTYESFVEGGKEGIQIAISILPFMVGMLVSISIFRASGALDAMISVMKPILDLIHVPAEIVPLALIRPISGSAGLSITTDLIATYGPDSFIGRLASTMQGSTDTTFYILTVYFGAVGIRKMGDALKVGLFADLIGIICSIVFVSLMFK
- the dacB gene encoding D-alanyl-D-alanine carboxypeptidase DacB, whose product is MRRICVIITLLIMYVSVMPIPTYAKMNSNVSARNAVLMEQHSGRVLYGKAEHEPQKIASITKIMTALLAAESGKMKEMVSVSNEAVRVEGSAIYLKPGQKVKLEDLVYGLMLRSGNDAAQVIAENVGGSIEGFVYLMNEKAKQIGMKDTHFSNPHGLDGDGSHYSSAYDMALLTKYAMGNETFKKIFGTKTYKSDSWDYPWKNKHKLVTSYYEFATGGKTGFTKKAGRTLVTTATKDGLDLIVVTLSASSDWDDHMNLFDKGFDRFKQTNVVGQGALAEITEKKYANHVYTKNNFAVPLTEQERKNVVLKVELDKSAKLKDGVKVGKTEIYVGNEKVGERNLFYSKRKLVATTGMYWNNVKEIFSHMIGVGSDG
- the spmA gene encoding spore maturation protein SpmA, whose amino-acid sequence is MVNLVWVAMAVIGIVYAMINGTMEAINKAVFDGAKDAVTICIGLISVLVFWLGLMKIAEEAGLLKKLVSLFMPIVKRLFPEIPKDHPSMGFILSNMMANFFGLGNAATPLGIKAMEQLKELNGGKDSASRSMVTFLALNTSAITLIPTTVISIRMTYESANPTEIVGVTFIAQVLSMIGAIWIDRYFYRRRSRKGRKK